The window GTTGTCGGTGGAGATGACCGAGGAACCCAACCTGCTTGCCATTCACTTGTCGGATCTCAAAGCCGGCGCATTGCCGTTGCCGCTTGAGCCGTTTGTCCGTCGTATCAGTCGTGAGGCCGCTCTGGGCGACTTGGATATCCGGTGGGACTTCACGGATGACGGACCGATCGCTTTGGTACATATCCCACAAGAAGATCCACACTATGCCTTCGCACCCTTGGTCATCGAGCTAGTGAGTTTGACCGCCGGTCGCTTGCGTTTGTCTGGACAAGCAGGCCAATTGGCGCAGGATTACTACTCGCCTCGTGGTCCACTGCATCGGTTCGTGTCGTTTCGTAAACAGGCACAACAACCTTCGAGCGAACCAGAGAGTGAAACCACAAAGTCGCAGAGCAAGCCGACGGATGGTCGCTCAGCGTCGGTGGATGTTGATCTCGAACAAAGCTCGGACGAACAACTCATGACAAGTGATCGGGGATTTGATCAACGTCGCGCCGATTCCGGTGCCTCAGGAACGAAGGCATCCGGTCAACGTTGGATGGTCAGAAAGCCGTCCCAAACGACGCCCGCCATCTTGCGGACTCGTTCAGACGAATCGCTATCGCAGTACCAGTGACCACGCTGGAAAACGAGTTGAAACTTCTGCAACTCGTTTGGCGATTTTAGATCGACGATCCGTTCCATTACGACATTCGTTCGGAACACATTCTCGTCCGAGTCGGGTTCCCATGCAGCCTGAATCGCTTGATGCGTTCCGCAAGCGATCTGAGTGACATTGCCTCGATTGTTCGAAATGGGACCTTCGTAGTGCAAGTATTCGCGGCGATGGTCAGGCAACCGAGTCGTGGGGATCTTGTGATCCGTTCGCGGGCTCGTGGATTCCAGGATCGTAGAGTTCAGGTTGATGACCGGAGTGGCGAACGTCCATAGCTCGCTGCCGCTTGCTACCTCAAACATCCAGTCCAAGTGGTCACCGCGGCAGACGGTGTCACTTGTTGATGGATGTTCGTCAGAGAGTTTCGGAACACGGTGATGCAGCACGACAAACCGCAGCGGAACGGTCGTGTCCGAAAGCATTGAGCTGTCCGTCGAGGAGCTCACGACAACGGAGGCAACTGGTGACCCATTTTTTCACGTTTCGTTTCCAAATAGCGAACATTGTGTTCGTTGGTTGGTGGAACGATCGGCACTTGGTCGACAACTTTCAGGTCAAAGCCACGGAGGTTGAATGCCTTCGTTTTCTTTGGATTGTTGGTGAGCAGACGGACTTCTGACAAACCAAGGTCTTTGAGGATCTGAAGACCCACACCGTAGTCACGCATATCGGCTTTGAATCCAAGAGCGTGGTTGGCTTCGACGGTGTCCATGCCTTTGTCTTGCAATGCATACGCACGAATCTTTTGCGCCAAACCAATGCCGCGACCTTCTTGAGGCAAGTAGATCAACGCACCACGGCCTTCGCGACTGATCATGTCCAGTGCCATGTGAAGCTGGTCGCCGCAATCGCAACGCAGGGATTGGATTAAATCGCCGGTGAAGCAACTGCTGTGCATTCGAACCAGCGGTGGTGTGCCGGGTGCGGTCAGGTCGCCGTACACCAACGCGATCGGTTCTTGAGCTTCGTAGTTGACTTCGTAAACGATGACTTCAAAGTCGCCATATCGGGTCGGCAGTTTTGACGTGGCGGCGCGGCTGACGAGTTTTTCGCTAACTCGCCGATGTGCGATCAAGTGTTCGATGCTGATGATTTTCAAATCGTGTTGTTTGGCCAGTCGAGCCAGATCGTCGCGGGAGGCGCGGTCGCCGGTTTCGTTCAAGACCTCGCACAGAACACCGACGGGAGCCAACCCGGCCATGCGAGACAGGTCGATTGCGGCTTCGGTGTGGCCGGCCCGCCGCAGCACGCCGCCTTCTTTGGCCAATAACGGGTACACGTGACCGGGACGCACGAAGTCTTCTTGGGTGGCTTCCAAGTCGGTCAACCGACGAATCGTTTCGCTACGTTCGGCCGCGGTGATCCCCGTTTTCGCGGTTGCGATGTCGATTGGAGTCATGAATGCCGTCTGCAGCGGGGCATTGTTTTGCGGCACAACCGGGGTCAATTCCAAGCGTTTGCAGACTTCCGGCAGAACCGAAACACACAACTGTCCACGCCCGCCCAGGATGAAATTGATTAACTCAGGCGTGGCTTTTTCGCCTGCACAAATGAAGTCACCTTCGTTTTCACGGTCTTCCGCGTCGATCACGATGATGACTTCGCCTCGCGCGATGGCTTCGACGGCTTCGGGAATCGTGTTCAACTCAATCGAGGATGACATATTGGGCAGATCAGGTCGGCGATGGGGGGAAGGTGGAAGCCACTGCGTCGAAATGGCAATGACTCGGCAATGGACCTGGCCCTATTATACGTGTTGTGCAAACCTCGCCTACGGACCCAAATATGACGCAGATGCCTTCTTCGATCCGTCGCTCGACCTCATTCGTGCATTTGCAAGGGGCTGCCCCGACGGAGTGTTCGATTCGGAACCTGTTGGTGGCTCGACTGGGTGGCTTCGCTATCTGGGGTGGCATCGTGGTTTGGGGATTGGTTTTTGCATCAACGCTGGCTTGGTCCGCGGATGGTGGAAATGCGGATCGGGTGACTGAAGCCGCCACCGAGGCGAACACCACTGACTCGGTGCCCGCTGATCAAACCAACGCCACCGTCGAAGGCGCGGCTCCGTCGGTTGAAGTGCGGCAATTTCTCGATCTCCGATACAGTGATGCAGACGGCACCGCTGGGTTATTTGACTTGCACTTTCCGGTTTCCGAGCGGCACACGATCTCGGCCAACGATGCCGGCGACATCATCGTGGAGGGTGATCCTCGACCAGCGGTTCTGATGATTCACGGCGGAGGTTGGGCGATTGGTGACAAGTGGACCTTGCGAACGTATTGCGATCGGCTGGCTCAGTTGGGCTTTGTCGTGGTCAACATGAACTATCGATTGGCACCGCAACATCAATTCCCTCGACAGGTCGACGATGTTCGGCAAGTCCTGCTTCAATTGGTGGAGCATTCCGACGATTGGAAGATCGATTTGAGCCGCGTTGGCATGTTTGGTTACTCCGCGGGAGGCCACCTGTCCGCGTTGATCGGAGTGTTGGGAAACGAAGAACGCTCGACGCAAATGCTGGCCAGTGAGTGGCGGCGGGACGACCCACGCTGGGAACTTCTGCCGCCCATCGCCGCCGTTTGTGCTGGTGGCCCTCCGTGTGACTTCCGAATCGTTCCCGATGACAACGCGGGGTTGAGTTACTTTTTAGGAGGAACACCGCGGGAGGTTCCCAACAACTACTTGGGAGCTTCTCCAACTGCGCACGTGTCACCCGGGGATCCACCGATGCAGTTGATTCACGGCGAAAAGGATTTGTTGGTGCCAATCGAGAACAGCGAAAAATTCGCTGCCGCGTTGATGGATGCTGGCGTCGCGGTTTCTTTGACGGTGGTCGAGAATCAAGGTCACATGATGACGTTGTTTCATCCGAAGACGAAGCAACAAATCAAAGACTTCTTTATCAAACAACTTCTGCAACAGTAGTTTGCCAATCGTCAGAGACGTCGTCTGTGAGTTGGTTGTGTTTAGCCTAAGACGGCCAGGGCAACCGCCAGTGTCAACAAAGCCGCGCCAGACAAACGCGTCAGCAGCAGTTTGCCGCTGAGGTTGGCTTCGTCACCGCCCCATATTTTCGCGGCCGCATAGGCGAGCAGCACACCCCATAGACCACGAAGCGAATAGACAACATTGAGTCTCGCCGCATCGCCGAACAGCGAGACCGCGATCGTGATGCAGAACGCTTGGCTGGCAAGCAAAATGACGGCCGGGACCATCAACTTCCAGTTGCCGTTGGAAACGACTGGTTTCCAACGCACCCATGGCAAAGCCAGCAACGACAAACCCGCGACGATCACAAACACCGCGGGCAAGAATCGTGTCGATCCCCAGTCGGGAGACCAACGTTGGACCAAGATGTCAAACGTCGCGTAGCAACACGCCGCTGAAAGAGCGAGCAGAATCGTCAGTCCAATTCGTCTCGGGTGATGCTGGCCGGTCCACTGGATCAGAGCGATGCCGGTCGCAGCCAGCAACGCCGCACCCCATATCGCATTGGGGACTCCGTTGGCGGATGACAACGCAAGCAGACAGGTGACGAAGACGACCTTCACACCGAACACCGGCGTTGCGATCGACACGTCCCCGACTTCCACAGCGGTGAACGTCAACAGCAAACCCATCATGAACAGCACTGCAACGATGGCGGGTTGCCACAGATTCAGCCAATAAGTCTCTGGGCCGTCAAACAACCACAGCAATGACATCAAACCGGCGCTGCCCATGTTCACGCAGAACAACAACGCGACTTGGCCCACGCCGTTGGGGCGGACGTCGGATCGACTGACTCGTTTGACAAAGATCAGGCCGCACACGAACAGGATGCTGGCCAACAAAGGAAGTAGGAGATGCATGCGGGAAACGATACCGCTCACCGTCCTGATGCGATAGTTGAAGCGCGGTGCTGCTCTCTTGGCTTGGTTGCCATGGATGCGGCAGATCACGGTATCGCTGACGTGTGGTTTTGTGAGCTTTTACGCAGGGTGAATTTTGCTCGCGATCTTGTGCTTTCAATCTTCCCAAAGAGAATTCAGGGGGGATGCCCGTCCGCTCATGCGATTTTTGGCGTGATAATCGCACGATGATGGATGGTTGCTGCGAAGCGGAATGAAGTTTCTCCCTCGCTCGATGCGACTTTTCTTGTTTTCAGTTCTGTTCAAACACTCGGCATGGAAAAGAAAACCGATCTGACTAGCGACGATCAACTCACACGCGATGATACCGGTGCGGATTCGGAAGCGACCGTTTCTGCTGGTGAGTCATCGTTTCTACTGAACGCGATTGACGCACCTCAAATTTGGTCCGCTCGTCAGATTCAGGGGCATGTTGGCGGCTACGAGTTGGTGAAAGAAATTGGTCGTGGCGGGTTTGGAATTGTCTACCTGGCACACGATCAAAAACTCAAACGAGATGTGGCGATCAAGATTGCTCGTCCCGAAGTCGTCAGTGACAAGGTCGCGGTTCGGCGATTTCAAGACGAAGCTCAATCCGCTGCCCGCTTGGATCATCCCGGTATCATTTCAATCTATGACTGTGGCGTGCAGGATGATTTGCACTACTACGTGATGCCTTATTTGACCGGGCAACATTTGGGCGATTGGTTGGCTGGGCTGTCCGCGCCGATGTCTGAATTGCAAGCAGCCGAATTGATGATTCAGATTGCCGGCGCGGTTCAGTATGGTCATGAGTCAGGGATCATTCACCGAGATCTGAAGCCGCAAAATATCCTGATGCAACAAACAACCAGCGGCGAGTTGCGAAAGCCGGTGGTGTTGGATTTTGGGTTGTGTGCGCACACGGATTCAACCGTTGCCACGACAACTCGAATCGCAGGAACGCCCCGATACATCGCACCTGAACAGGCCATGTTTGGCGATCGTCAGATCACGCCCAAGAGCGATATCTATTCGCTCGGCGTGATGCTGTACCAGATGTTGACGGGGACCACACCTTTGGCACCCGAAAATTTTGCCGAAGCCGTCCTGATGTTGCATCACGCATCGATCGATGGTCCGCAAAAACATCGACCCGAATTGTCCGATGCGATGCAGGCGATTTGCTTGAAGTGTTTAAGACGCGATCCGGATCTACGATACGAATCAGCTTCGGCCTTGGCAGCTGATTTGCAACGGTTGATTGAAGGTGAACCGATCGAGGCAAAGAGTCCCGGTCTGATGGAACGTTTCGGGTATGAGCTGTATCACGGATCCCTCGCGAAGGTTTTTGGATGGTCCGTCATCGGCATCAACTTCTTCATCTGGGCTTGGGCCGCGATTGGCGCGCTGTTGGTTTGGCAACGACATTTTGATGTTCCCGGTCTGGCAGAGTCTCTGCCTGAGTTCATCTTTTTTGTCTTGGTGGTGGTTATGCCTTTCCATTTACTCGGCTCGCATGCCGGGTACATGATGATTCGCAACACCAGAAATTATCGGTGGCTGGCGTTCATGAGCGCCGTCTCGTTGGTTTGGTCAGTGATTCAGGCGACCAATTTGTTCAGCAATGGGACCACGTTGAAACTCTACGAGGGGCGTGTGGTGGCAACGACCCTCGTGTTCCTGGTGATTGCGCCCGCGTTTCTGGCACAAAGCTGCATGCTGGCGGCGGGCGCATGGACCGCTTGGCGTCGAAGTCGAGCTAGCGTTTGATGTCAAACGCGATTTCGCTCTGGCCATACTTCTTGCCATGAACGTCTTCCATCGTCAAACGCAACCGATAGCTACCCGGTTCCAAAGACTCTGGCAAATACATTTGGTAGGCGATGAAGTAGTCACGCAGCTTGTTCTTAGAAACCTGTTTGTCGACGGGCAACGATTGGCTGGCGACTCGGCGTCCTGAATCGTCCAGTAGATCGTAGCTGCCCTGCAACATGGTTTCGAAACCTTCTTTGCCGGCATCGCTGATCCGCTTGGCCACAAAGTTCTCAATCTCGCAGTACAAGATGACTTGTTGGCCGGGATCAAATTGCCGTTTCGGAAACGGTTTGACTTGGCCGTACGCTTCGATTTCGGTGCAAAATTCCAGAGCGCGAACATCAAGTGAATCGGTGGCCGCCGCGAGGAACTCAGTCGCTTGACGAATTTGCGGAAGTGCCGTGCTAAATCGTCGGGAAGAAACAGGATGTCCATTTGGATCAATGATGGTCCAAAGGCCCAGCAGTTGATGTCGCAGGTACTCTTGTTCTTGCGTGGTCAAGCCTTCCAGTTTGTCGACCGCACGATCCGGGTCACCTGACAGAACCATCAAGTGTCGTTTGATGATTTGGCGACGTTGTTTTTGATCGTCTGATTCATTTGGTTCAGCTTGTCCCAATCGTTTGAGCAGAGCGTCGTACAGTTCCGTGTCGCTGAGCGATTCGATGTTCACCGCTGGAGCAACACCGGACGCTTTGGGCACCTCGGTTGCCGAGACTTGTTGGACATTGGTGGTGTCTTTGTCGTCGGTCGTTGTTGACGTGTGATCCGACAAGCTGTGTGTGGGTTCCGATGTGGAGGCGGTCTTGTCGGAGAAGTTCCACGATGCGGGTGCCTCGGACGGTGACGATGAGCTATCGGAATCGTTCATGTGGAACGACTCTTCGTCGAAAACGTCTTCGAGAACTTGGTCGGTGAAGTTGAACTCAGAAATTGGCTGAGCTGACTGGGCCACGTTGTTGGTCGCCGGTTCCAGCGGTGATGCGAGTGCATCGGATTCGGTTGCTGCAATTGCGTCGGATACCGCGTCGGTGGAAACCTTGGGATGGTACTCCGCCGCGATTCGCTGTGGTGTCAGACCACGGTCGACCACTTCGTCGGGAAGTGCTGGCAGCGTATCCAACGACGCTTTCAAAATGTCGTCAATGCTGGCAGGTTGGCTGGTCGGTTTTGCCTTCTTGTAAGACATCGCCATCAGTCGGCGGATCGCTTCTCGCTGCACTTCAGGAGGATGATTCTTCAGCGCGTCTTGGATCATGCTGACGTCGACGCCCGCATAAGTGTCCGGTGAGGTGCCTTCTTTCGGGCTTGGTTCGTTGTTCGGTTGGGAGACGCGGCCTGTGTTGGCCATCGCCGGTGAATCGCTGACGTAGCTGACCTGCCGAGTTGCGGCACCGAATTGACTCAATGACAAGTCATCCGATTCGGGGGCCGGGGCGGTCGTTTGCGAGGATTCAGGTTGTGCGGTGTTGGCGTTCGACGTGGATGTCGATCCCGAGTCTTTTCGCGAGATCGGAGTCTTCGCGGTTGCGAGTCGTTGCGGAACCTCCTCCAAAAGCGTCTCGGGTGTCGCGTCTTCGCCCGAGATGAAAATGTCCGTTGGTCCCTGATTGGCGTGTCTTTCGAGACTGGACCTGCCGTTGAGCGGTGAGAACAATCGCGAACGATGGCACCCCAGGCTGGTGAGTCCGGTGGCCAGCAAGGCGACAGCCAATCCCGAGCGTGTCAGCGACGATGGTCGCATGGACCATTCCGTGAACGAGTGCGGGAGGAGGAGACGTGGCGAGGACATGACGAACCTGGCAGCGGAGGCGGGGGACAATCGACCGGCCAGACGCTACGAAATGATCGCTGTCGGGAACAACGTCAATTTGAATTAGCAATTCTTCGGTGATTCCTTGAAAATCCAGCGATTCCCTGAAATCTCCCCCCAATCGAGCTTGTCCATTTGGGGCATGTCGGTAGGATTCAGCGAAGATCGTTGATCGATTGTGGACGCACCCGACCCTCGCGTTGTTGCTAGCAAATGGTCAACGTCGGAGCCTATGCCGACGGATGGGCATGATGGATGAGCATTTCACGTGAACATGTTTCCTTGCTGCTCCCCTCAGGAGGGGATCGAATGAACAGTCGAGTGTTGTTGGTAGCGTTTGTCTTTTTGGGTGCAGCGCTCGGTTCGTCTGCGAGAGCGGATTGGACCCAGACTGTATTTCCAGTGAAAACTCATGACTTTGGGACCGTCGCGGTAGCGTCGAAGACGGAATTTCGATTCCCAGTCGTCAACACGTTCACTTCGGACCTGCACATCCGGTCGGTTCGTGAAAGCTGTGGTTGCACCACGGCGATCATCGAAACCGCAACGATCGCTCCTGGGCAATCCGGTTCCATCCTGGCTCGGTTCAACACCCCAACGTTTCGCGGCAAAAAAGGCGCCACGTTGACGGTCGTGATCGACAAACCCTTCTACAGCGAAATCCAGTTGCGAGTGGATGGTTACATCCGCAGCGACATGGTTTTCCATCCCGGCGCAATCGAACTGGGAAACATCAACCAAGGCGAACCGAAATCCGGATCGACCAAGCTGTTTTACGCCGGTCGGAGCGATTGGCAGGTCGTTGACGTCCGATCGAATACACCATGGTTGGTTCCATCCTTCAAGCAAACCGAACGCGGTGCTGGCAAAGCCAACTACGAACTGTCCGTCCAGGTTCGCGAAGACGCTCCTGAAGGCTACTTCCAAGACGAATTGATCATCCAAACCAACGACCGCAGCATGCCCAACGTTCCATTGCGAGTGATCGGCACGGTTGAATCCGCCCTGTCGATCGCCCCGCAATCCATCGCCGTCGGAACAATCAAACAGGGAGACAGCGTCTCGCAACGTTTGGCCATCCGAGGTCGCAAGCCTTTCGCGATCGAGTCAATTGAATGCGAAGGTTGGAAAGTGGATTTCTCGGCCAGTGAAGACGAGCGAATGATCCACATGGTTGACCTGACGTTGACCGCTGACACCGCTCGAGGGAATCAACGCGTTCCCATGGTGATCCGCACTCGTGGCGAAAACGCCGTGACCGCAAAAGCAATCGTGACGGCGAACATCGCTGCAGAGCAAGTCGCCCAGGCTCAGTAAAAGTATGAGTCCGGTTGAGGCCTGAGTTCGGTCAAATTCGACCAGACCTGTTCCAATGCAAAACGAAAAAAGCCTGCGATCGAGAAGTCTCGATCGCAGGCTTTTTTGATGCATTTAGCGAACGACTCGTTTGGGTCTCCGTTGGAGATTTTTCGCTTTGCTGTTGTGAGCCGAGCGGGCCATCTGCACTCGGTAGCGTCCCGATTTGGGGACTTGGAATTGAAACGTGGCAGTTGTGTTCCGATCGTTCTCCAAGCGGTTGTCGTTTCGACGGGTTTGGAAACCCATCGTACGGCGAGCACGAGCACGAGCACGAGCACGAGCACGAGCACGAGCACGAGCTAGAAGCTAGAAGCTAGAAGCTAGAAGCTAGAAGCTAGAAGCTAGAAGCTAGAAGCTAGAAGCTAGAAGCTAGCGGCTAGCGGCTAGCGGCTAGACCTGCAGGTCGACTCCGGTTGCCGGCGTCATCCAGGAAGCAGGCGTTGCCGCTGAGATGGTTGGGCTGTCCGGTTTTGAATCGATTGGTTGCGAGCCGCTGGTGTTGCCGCGGTTACGATATCGTTCTTGGTCGGATCTTGTATCCCGGTCCGCGTGGTCACGATCGCCCAGTGAGTTTTGAGTTTGATCAAACTCCGAGGCACCGTTGGGATCCGTCGTGATTTCAATTGATTCCAACCGCATGCCTTGCGACTCCAGTTGCGAACGCAATTGAGGCAGATGTTCTCGCAGCAATTGGCTGGCCGCTTCTGACTCGGTCACCATTCGTCCACGAAGATTGTTCTCTTGGATGTGGACTTCCAATTGAACCGAACCCAGTTCGACGGGTGAGAGCCGCATGCGAATGTGTCCGCCATTAGGGCCGAGCGTTTGAAAGCCCCGGCTGACGCGTTGCACCAATTTGGCACGTGCGACGGCTGATGTTTGATCGACACCGGATGCTTGAAGACCGGCTTTGGCTTTGCTCTCGGCTTTTTCGGCCGAAGGCGTGGCGTTGTTGATCGGGTTTGTGGGATCGTTGTTGCTGGACGTCGTTGATGCCGCGGAGTTGGACGAACTGATCGCGCTCGTTCCACTTGCCGCAGAACGTGCCGCGGTTGCGACGGCCGCCGTCGTCGCGGTCACGGGGGCCACCGTCGAGGTCGGTGTCGACGTTTTTGCTGCGGCCTGTTCGGCCATTTGATTCAGTTGTGTTTCACTGACTTCGGAGTCTGCACCCGAAGCTGTCAGCGAAGGATCGATTTCAATACCGCCTTCGGCTGAGCCGGCGCTAGCCGAAGCAGTGGCCGCGTTCTGAGCGTTTCCACCGTCTTCACGAGAATAGCGACGACGTTCGGTTCGGCGTGAGTCTTGTGACGATTGACCGTTTGATTGTTCGTCGCTCAGCGAAGACTCGTTGGTCTCGCTGGTTCCGTGATCCTTGCCAGTTGTATCCTCGGATGCGTCAACCTGATCGGTCTTCAATGTTGCCTCTTCTGCAGAAGCGTCCGAGGTCTGATCGCTGGAACGTCGCTCTGGATCACTGTTGACCGAGACCGCCACTTCTTCGGAAAGGACGCCTTCGGTGGCGGATTCTTCCAAATCCTTTTCCGCGTTTGGATCGACCAGGGCTTCTGCCTCACCGGTTGCCTGTTCGGTGCCAATCGTCTCGCCTTCTTCGGATGAGTCCGTCTTTTGAGCCCAAGCAACATCTTCGGGGCGTTCCGACGACTCGTCTTCTTCGTTAGATGTTGCGACGGTCTTTTCAGCGGAATCCGTTTCCGATGTTTCTTCGACCAGGGGATTGGCCGTTGTCACCGCGGCGGCGGGCGTGCTGTCATCGCTCGCTTCGACGTCGTCATCGTTTGATTCGTCGCGATCATCGGTCTCGGTCGCGATTGATTCTTGCGGTGCCGGAGCTGGTTCCGATGGACTGACCGTTTCTGATGTTGCGATCCTCGCGAAGATTTCGGCGAACGGATCGCCCAATCCCGAGGTCGGTTCAATCAGACCTGCCGCACGAGCGGACGCGGAATTGCCCAACGCAGCAAACGCATTTTCGGCGCGTTTGTTGGTTGTAGACGTTGAGACCGTGGTCTCTGTCCTTGATTGGACTGGTTTTGTCGTTGTCATCGCGGTCCCCCCACCGTGATCATCGGGATCCTGGTGGGAATACCTTGACCTCAATCACCCACCGCGAGCTTCGTCGATGAGTCCGGTCGTCGGCATGCCCTCGCCAATACGGCGTAGGATCTCGTAGAGCTTGTCCATTTCTTCGGGCGTTGCAAACTCTGCCAAGATATCTTTTCGTTTATCGATGGGCATGGCTTGAATGATACTGACAACGTCATCGATTTCTTCGTCATCGTACATGCGCAAAAGCTGCTCTTTTGCCTGTTCTGCCTCAAGTGCCTGGAGTGTGCGCTGCACTTCTTGCAGTCCTTCGTCTTGAGCCCCTTTGCGAATTTCTTCCAAACTGCGGTCAAACGACGTCCGGCGTTCATCAAAACGTTCGCGTTGCAATTTTAGTTCAGCCATTTGAAGAGCGATGTCGTTCTTGGCTTCTTTGAGGCTTCGCATGCGAATGTCGCTGTCCAAACCGTCCCGCCGACGAGCGTCAAGGATTTCGTCGAAGTCCGGTTGTTCACGGTCTTCGCTTTCCTGCATGATTTGCCGCAGCTGATTGCCGGTGATATCGATCCCGTTGAAAAGCGCGATGACTTTGGTCAACGTGGCCATGTTGAGCGTTCCTCGCGAGGCGAAGTAACCCAGCAAAATGACAATGGTCAAACAGGTCGCGGTACTAATCATCGCGACGGATCGCATCAAGAATCTCATCGTCGAGTCTCCTTGGATTGGGCAGCCATGGCACGACGCCGCATCAGGACGCGAGCGGACGTCAGGTCATCGGCTTCGGCTTGTTCTTGTTTGGCTTCCAGTGAGCGATGTTCGGCCAATTGTGTTTCACGCAATCGCTCGAGGCGTTTCACTTCCGCCTCCGCGGTGACCAATTTCTCGCGTCGTCTTTCGAGTTCCTGGTTCAACTGTGCAAGCGTTTGCCGAAGCGAAATCTGGTCGGCGTGCAATTGAACGTCGTAACGCCCCTGGTGCAACATTTGGTCAACCGAAACGCTGGCTTGTTGCAATGTGTGGTTTTTGGCAGTGCGGATCATCTCTCTTTGGGAGTCGATCTCTTGGATCTGATCGTTGATGCGCTGAATTGCTTCGAGAGCCTTCCCGACTTCGGCGCCCGCCTCATCTCGCTCGCGGCCGCGTAAGTCCATCAGAGAATCGAATCGGAATCGGAAGGGAGGCATGGAGAGTTAGCGGGTGCAGAGATTGGAGTGCGAATTGGGCGTCACGCGGGCTTAGGGGCAGGTGCCTGCGGTTGATTTAGTTGCGCCAATGCGGCCGAGGCGGCTTGATGTAGCTTTTGGACGCGAGCCTGGGAATCCGCGATGGGCGTGATTTCGTTGGCATCTTGTCGCAGCAAGTCGTTGATTGGATCTCGCATCGCGATGGCGGTGTCGACACGTGGGTCGCTGCCGCTGCGATAGGCACCGATTGAGATCAGGTCCTCGCTGGTTTGGTACTGGACCATGTGTTCGCGAATTCCCAAGGTGGCCTGATAGGTCTCCGGCGTCACCAAATGGTTCGCAACCCGGCTGATGCTCTCGGGGATATCAATTGGTGGGTAGTGACCTCGGTGAGCGAGCTTTCGATTCAAGACGATGTGTCCGTCCAGAAGGCCACGGACGGTGTCCGAGATGGGTTCGTTGTTGTCGTCACCTTCCACCAGCACGGTGTAAAACGCGGTGATGGATCCCTTTGTGGTTCGGCCAGCACGTTCAACCAATTGCGGCAACATGTTGAAAACGCTGGGCGGATAGCCGCGTGTCGTTGGTGGTTCACCGGCGGCCAGCCCTAGTTCACGCTGGGCCATCGCGAAACGCGTGACGCTGTCGACGAGCAACAGAACTCGGTGTCCTTCGTCGCGAAATTTTTCGGCAATCGCGGTTGCGGTCCAA of the Rhodopirellula baltica SH 1 genome contains:
- a CDS encoding DUF1573 domain-containing protein, translated to MNSRVLLVAFVFLGAALGSSARADWTQTVFPVKTHDFGTVAVASKTEFRFPVVNTFTSDLHIRSVRESCGCTTAIIETATIAPGQSGSILARFNTPTFRGKKGATLTVVIDKPFYSEIQLRVDGYIRSDMVFHPGAIELGNINQGEPKSGSTKLFYAGRSDWQVVDVRSNTPWLVPSFKQTERGAGKANYELSVQVREDAPEGYFQDELIIQTNDRSMPNVPLRVIGTVESALSIAPQSIAVGTIKQGDSVSQRLAIRGRKPFAIESIECEGWKVDFSASEDERMIHMVDLTLTADTARGNQRVPMVIRTRGENAVTAKAIVTANIAAEQVAQAQ
- a CDS encoding serine/threonine-protein kinase translates to MEKKTDLTSDDQLTRDDTGADSEATVSAGESSFLLNAIDAPQIWSARQIQGHVGGYELVKEIGRGGFGIVYLAHDQKLKRDVAIKIARPEVVSDKVAVRRFQDEAQSAARLDHPGIISIYDCGVQDDLHYYVMPYLTGQHLGDWLAGLSAPMSELQAAELMIQIAGAVQYGHESGIIHRDLKPQNILMQQTTSGELRKPVVLDFGLCAHTDSTVATTTRIAGTPRYIAPEQAMFGDRQITPKSDIYSLGVMLYQMLTGTTPLAPENFAEAVLMLHHASIDGPQKHRPELSDAMQAICLKCLRRDPDLRYESASALAADLQRLIEGEPIEAKSPGLMERFGYELYHGSLAKVFGWSVIGINFFIWAWAAIGALLVWQRHFDVPGLAESLPEFIFFVLVVVMPFHLLGSHAGYMMIRNTRNYRWLAFMSAVSLVWSVIQATNLFSNGTTLKLYEGRVVATTLVFLVIAPAFLAQSCMLAAGAWTAWRRSRASV
- a CDS encoding alpha/beta hydrolase, coding for MPSSIRRSTSFVHLQGAAPTECSIRNLLVARLGGFAIWGGIVVWGLVFASTLAWSADGGNADRVTEAATEANTTDSVPADQTNATVEGAAPSVEVRQFLDLRYSDADGTAGLFDLHFPVSERHTISANDAGDIIVEGDPRPAVLMIHGGGWAIGDKWTLRTYCDRLAQLGFVVVNMNYRLAPQHQFPRQVDDVRQVLLQLVEHSDDWKIDLSRVGMFGYSAGGHLSALIGVLGNEERSTQMLASEWRRDDPRWELLPPIAAVCAGGPPCDFRIVPDDNAGLSYFLGGTPREVPNNYLGASPTAHVSPGDPPMQLIHGEKDLLVPIENSEKFAAALMDAGVAVSLTVVENQGHMMTLFHPKTKQQIKDFFIKQLLQQ
- a CDS encoding DMT family transporter yields the protein MHLLLPLLASILFVCGLIFVKRVSRSDVRPNGVGQVALLFCVNMGSAGLMSLLWLFDGPETYWLNLWQPAIVAVLFMMGLLLTFTAVEVGDVSIATPVFGVKVVFVTCLLALSSANGVPNAIWGAALLAATGIALIQWTGQHHPRRIGLTILLALSAACCYATFDILVQRWSPDWGSTRFLPAVFVIVAGLSLLALPWVRWKPVVSNGNWKLMVPAVILLASQAFCITIAVSLFGDAARLNVVYSLRGLWGVLLAYAAAKIWGGDEANLSGKLLLTRLSGAALLTLAVALAVLG
- the ribA gene encoding GTP cyclohydrolase II yields the protein MSSSIELNTIPEAVEAIARGEVIIVIDAEDRENEGDFICAGEKATPELINFILGGRGQLCVSVLPEVCKRLELTPVVPQNNAPLQTAFMTPIDIATAKTGITAAERSETIRRLTDLEATQEDFVRPGHVYPLLAKEGGVLRRAGHTEAAIDLSRMAGLAPVGVLCEVLNETGDRASRDDLARLAKQHDLKIISIEHLIAHRRVSEKLVSRAATSKLPTRYGDFEVIVYEVNYEAQEPIALVYGDLTAPGTPPLVRMHSSCFTGDLIQSLRCDCGDQLHMALDMISREGRGALIYLPQEGRGIGLAQKIRAYALQDKGMDTVEANHALGFKADMRDYGVGLQILKDLGLSEVRLLTNNPKKTKAFNLRGFDLKVVDQVPIVPPTNEHNVRYLETKREKMGHQLPPLS